Within the Vigna angularis cultivar LongXiaoDou No.4 chromosome 10, ASM1680809v1, whole genome shotgun sequence genome, the region CTTGAGATTAAttcaagagaaaaatatttttataattctaGATGATGTGTGGGAGAAGCTTGACTTTGGCCGTATTGGAATTCCTTCTTCTGAACACCATAAAGGCTGCAAGATTCTCATTACCACTAGATCAGAAGCAGTTTGTACTTTAATGGATTGTCAAAGAAAGATTTACTTGCCAATTTTAACGGATGAAGAAGCATGGACTCTTTTCCAAAATAAAGCACTTATAACAGAAGCCACCTCTGATACCTTAAAGAAAATGGGAAGATTAATTTCCAATGAATGTAAAGGATTGCCGGCTGCCATTGCAGCTGTTGCTTGTAGTTTGAAGGGAAAAGCTGAGACGGTATGGAGCGATGCATTGAATAAATTGAGACATTCTAAGCCAATAAATATTGAAAGAGGTTTGACTGATCCCTACAAGTGCGTGCGGTTGAGCTATGATAATTTGGATGATAAAGAAGCTAAATCACTTTTCCTGTTGTGCTCTGTGTTTCctgaagattttgaaattcacatTGAAATTTTAACAAGATGTGCAATAGGATTAGGTGTAGTTGGAGAAGTTGACTCATATGAAGAGGCAAGGAGTGAAGTGATTGCAGCTAAAATTAAGCTTGTTAGTTGTTGTTTATTGTTGGATGCAGATCATGAACGTGTCAAAATGTATGATATAGTTCGCGATGTAGCGCACATAATAGCAAAAGATGAGAATAAGATTATCAAGTGTGAAGTGGAAAAAGATGTTAGAGTGGAACAAAATTCAGTAAGGTATCTATGGTGTGCGAAATTTCCAAATGATTTCGATTGCTCCAATCTTGAGTTTTTATGTTTAGGGACAAAGATGAAAGAATTTGATGGGATTTTCAAAAGAATGGGAATGCTCAAAGTTTTGATTCTTCAAAACGATGAGGATGGAAAAACACGATTGTCAACAATATCTTTCAAAACATTAACAAATCTTCGTTGTCTATGCATTAAGAATTATGAATTGAGCGACTTCTCATTTTTTAGCGGTCTGAAGAAACTTCAAAGTCTCTCGTTATGTAATTGTTTACTGCCTTCATTTCCTGAATTACAAACCGGTGTTGCGATTACACTAAAATTGTTAGACTTGAATGGATGTAACATTAAAGTGAAGAATTTTGAAGTGATTAAAAGAATCCCGTTTTTGGAAGAGTTGTACATTATTGATGGAGAATGGGATGCTAACAGTGAGGACAATATTGAATTCTTTAAGACGTTTAGCTTTCCCGAAACACTTCAAAGGTATGGAATTGTGTTAGGGTCCCATAAATTTGACCGTTTTGATTATGAAGGTATTTTCATTCATCGAAGAACTTTATTTCTTAACCATTTTGACATATCAAATGAGCTAATAAAGGGTTTGGCAAAAAGAGCAAACCATCTATTTGTACGAAATATTCATGGAGGCGCAAAAAATATCATCCctgatatatttcaaattgaagGAGGAGATTTTAATGAGTTGAAAAAGTTGGAGATACATAATTCTGAAGAGTTAGAATGTTTGATTGACACTCGTAGTCACTCGAGTGAGGTGGTAACTCTCTTCTCCAAGTTGCATACGCTTGGAATTGAGAACATGAGAAATCTAAGAGTTATATGGCTTTGTTTTCTTCCTGCCAATGGACTTTTTGAGAACTTAAAGAAGTTTGATTTAAGTGATTGTCCACGGTTGACATTTCTCTTCACATATGTGGTTGCTCGAAactttgtaaaattgaaaatattaaaaatatcaagatGTGATGAACTAAAGTATATAGTAGCAGATGATGACAAAACGGAGGAAGGTGAAGATGAATTCACCACAGGGCATCCTGTACAAATTTTCCAAAATCTGCAGGATGTAAAGATATATAGCTGTCgagaattaaaacatatattccCAACCAACATTGTTGGAGGCTTAACTCAATTGAAAGTTGTTGAGATAGAAGATTGTGACAAGCTAGATCAAATAATTGGAGATATTGTTCCATCAACAGACGGTGATAAACTAATAGAGGAAGGTAAGCATCCATATTTCTATAGCCCTTCAATTCCAACAACAGTTGTGAAGCATAGCCTAGTTACATTACATGGTATTCCTTAGTTAAAAATGGTGACACATGTAGCTTCGAACTTATATATTGTTTCATTGCCATGTTATTTTCCGTTAGTAAGGTTCAAACTCGAGACACTACTGATCTACGTTTACTTAAATCAATTACTTGTTAATACACTACAAGCAAAATTGgtctcatttaaaattatagacaattatattttcatttaaagttgtttgtcaaaattaaaattattcaaacgAAACTGTGTTGTGCCATTATTTTAGTTCCtagaaactaatttttttttttttaatttataattgcTTTTCAGGAACTTTATCCAGCCTTACAAGTCTTGAGATAAAACGTTGTGGGAAGTTAGGCTCAATTTTTACAGCATCTATAGCTAAGAACTTGACTTCTTTGGAAGAATTGTACATACGAGGGTGCAAAAGTTTGAAGGATATAGTAACTCACGAAAGGGTCAACAAAAATCAGGAGGAAAGCATTGTTGAGGATGAACATGATTGTCAGAGTGATATTTCAATCTTCCAAAGTTTGAAGAAGATACATATCAGTGAATGTGAGTTATTGGAGGGTATATTCCCTGTTTCTTTTGTTGGAGAATTGAATgatataacaaataaagaggCTGCTGATTTGAAAGACTTCTCTAGTCGAAATAATACTCAAATTGAGCTTCCTGCTTTACAAGTACTTCAACTTCAGGAAGTAAATGTATATTACTGTCgagaattaaaacatatattccCAGCCAACATTGTTGGATGTTTAGGTCAATTGAAAGTGCTCAAGATAGAAAGATGCGACATGCTAGATCAAATAATTGGGGATATTGTTTCATTAGCAGAGCAGGATAGAAAAGAAGAACTTGATGAAATCGTTGAGGAAGGTAAGCATCCACATTTATATAACACTTCAATTCCAACAATAACAGTTGCGAAGCATAGCCCtgctatatttttcttttttcatttctaaataTGTTTAAACGTGTATTAGTAAGTCTAAATATTGCTTAGTTAAAAATGGTGACTTTTGAATTTCGTTACAAGTTACATAAACACTGTGAATCTGTTATTATATATGAGAAATTTAagcataataattatatattgtttcatcGCGATGTTATTTTCCATTAGTAATGTTCAAATTCGAGACACTACTAATCTAATTTTACTTAAACCAACTACTTGTTAATATACTTCAAGCAAAATTGgtctcatttaaaattaaagacaatTATATTGGCATGGAAgttgtttgttaaatttaaaattacctAAAGGAAACTGTCTTGTGCGACTATTTTCATCATTATTAACCGATAACTCGACGCTCTAGATTGTGGTTTTAGTTCCTAGaaaccaatatttttttaatttatatttgcttTTCAGGAACTCTGTCCAGCCTTGCAAGCCTTGAGATAAAACGTTGTGGGAAGTTAGGCTCAATTTTTACAGCATCTATAGCTAAGACCTTGACTTCTTTGGAAGAACTATTCATAGAAGACTGCAAAAGTTTGAAGGATATAGTAACTCACGAAAGCATTGTTGGGGATGAGCATGATAATTCAATCTTCCAAAGTTTGAAAAAGCTTCATATCAGTGAATGTGACTTATTGGAGGGTATATTCCCTGTTTCTTTTGTTGGAGGCATGATGAAATTTAATgatataacaaataaagagaCTGCTGATTTGAAAGATTTCTCTAGTCGAAATAATACTCAAAGTGAGGACATTCAGAACCATCTCCCCACTTTGCAAACTCTAAACATAAAGCATTCCGATGCAGAACGTATGTTTTGTCTTAATGAACATGAAATGATTGGCCAACAGGTGAGTTTAAGGTTAGAGTGTtagcattattttaaatataaaataaatattatagcaTTTTCAGTTCCTATTTTTAAGGAACATAAAGTGGTCCATTAAGCCattattttttatccttttaactGCATAGAGGTTATGGAgcagttattatttttaaacgtAAAGCCCATCTATTTTGAAACCTGTGATGGCCAGACTTTATATAAGGGAATGGGTTACTCTCAGTTTTGATCACTAAGTCTACTCCTCTATTCAGAAAAAACACACCATCGAGTTTGAGTGAGTTAAGGTTTAGAAAACAAAGCTGTCGGTGTTTAGATTTACAAAATTGCAATGGCAGGAGGTACGCacattattctttcatttttgctTCCGCTGTTTTTGATCTGAATGTGTTACTGTGACgttaatataacatgtttagatCAATTTCATACTCTGCTATTTTtatcatttggtatcagagctttgtTTATTCCTCTGCCTTGCATATTTTCGttgatttggatttttatttatttatttatgggttttattattttgattcatttaatcCAAACAAAATTCCCAAATTAACGTTAAACCTGATTACAATTTTTGTAATCTTAAACGGTAAAAGcgaaaaataaaactgaaaccTGATGAAGAGGATTCGTCTAAAGCCGATGAACAGTTTCTGTCTGttcgttttttttctttctctcccgTTTCAGGACTTCATCTCTTTAATATAAAGAGGAACCTTGTTTCTGCGTTTCAGTTTTTGGGTCATTTCATGACCTGTTACAGCATTGTAATTCTTTCATACTGCGTGTCTCCAATTTAATTGCTGGGCTTAGAAATTTTCTCAGCTCTCCCCTCTATAGAATTGCAGTAAAAGGCAATTATTTTGATTGGGATGCGTACATGATCATATTGTTTAAAAGGGTTTCTGTAGTCTATAAACCCTATTCTTTTCTTGATTGTTGTGTGTTGCAATATTATAATGAAAGTGAggattaattatgtttaaataataataatattattattatttttatttagcatataatataaaacacgTTTTATAATAATACGTGTTTATCATACGCAAACAtatcatgttatatatatatatatatatatatatatatatatatatatgtttaaatgtttttggttgataattatgtatattttatagatattatttgtatgtatatatttgttgttatacgtgcaaataaaatatacattattattactatatttgcatattatgaattttatgtaaatatttatataatattaatgttttggtagtaatataattttaataaattaaagagtAGCCACAGCatctttaatcaattaaaattgtatataaagtttttgcTACATGAGAAACATTagttgtaaataattatatttaatatgataaaatttacCCACAggaattttttcatatttatatgattaattaggataaaatattaaattatatttcttaatttaccCACAGGAATTAAGAAAAAGGAACATAATTTGATAGTTTTATCATTAAGATAATGAGTTTAATTGAGTAAGACTTTAGCCCACAGGcaagttttatgttaataaacTCATTGGAAAAGACATGTTTGCATTGGTAAAACATGACATTTATTTTAGTCTCAAATTATGATAATGAACATGATTTTGGATTTGCAGTTTCTCAATCTGCGAATTTTTCTGATATCAAATGTGGTATTCCCGAATTGAAAGGAGataattataagatttggaAGGAGAGAGTTCTTCTTCATTTAGGCTGGATGGACATAGACTATGCTATTAGAAAACCAGAACCACCGGGTATTACTGAGACCAGCACTCCA harbors:
- the LOC108320773 gene encoding disease resistance protein At4g27190-like, whose translation is MDCLVGFASSVSRDLVCGALNQLRYLRSFNNSVKKLEQEEGDLIVTRDDVQKYVEHAKRKTRETSGVVHKWLQDAISNIGKVNQLLEEARTKNMCCFGYCPNWIWRYRMGKKLANKVFDLEKFIDEGKNYVPFDRIATLPSNTLDMLSEKCMNFASRQSAFEQLLDAVKNKDVSMIGLYGMGGCGKTTLAMEIRKFVEAEHLFEKVLFVPVSSTVEVRRIQEKIASSLQFEFPETEEMQRAQRLYLRLIQEKNIFIILDDVWEKLDFGRIGIPSSEHHKGCKILITTRSEAVCTLMDCQRKIYLPILTDEEAWTLFQNKALITEATSDTLKKMGRLISNECKGLPAAIAAVACSLKGKAETVWSDALNKLRHSKPINIERGLTDPYKCVRLSYDNLDDKEAKSLFLLCSVFPEDFEIHIEILTRCAIGLGVVGEVDSYEEARSEVIAAKIKLVSCCLLLDADHERVKMYDIVRDVAHIIAKDENKIIKCEVEKDVRVEQNSVRYLWCAKFPNDFDCSNLEFLCLGTKMKEFDGIFKRMGMLKVLILQNDEDGKTRLSTISFKTLTNLRCLCIKNYELSDFSFFSGLKKLQSLSLCNCLLPSFPELQTGVAITLKLLDLNGCNIKVKNFEVIKRIPFLEELYIIDGEWDANSEDNIEFFKTFSFPETLQRYGIVLGSHKFDRFDYEGIFIHRRTLFLNHFDISNELIKGLAKRANHLFVRNIHGGAKNIIPDIFQIEGGDFNELKKLEIHNSEELECLIDTRSHSSEVVTLFSKLHTLGIENMRNLRVIWLCFLPANGLFENLKKFDLSDCPRLTFLFTYVVARNFVKLKILKISRCDELKYIVADDDKTEEGEDEFTTGHPVQIFQNLQDVKIYSCRELKHIFPTNIVGGLTQLKVVEIEDCDKLDQIIGDIVPSTDGDKLIEEGKHPYFYSPSIPTTVVKHSLVTLHGIP